One genomic window of Staphylococcus hsinchuensis includes the following:
- a CDS encoding thiolase family protein, which yields MRDAYIVAYGRSAAGIGKQGKGAMIHERPDEVAAKVLKGVLDKVGGTFEPSMVEDVIVGNAFPEGLQGQNIARTIALLAGLPNEVPGQTVNRYCSSGLQTIAHAANQINANEADIIVAGGVELMSAVPMGGNEPTNNPLLQDNDIGVSYPMGLTAEMVAETYHVSREDQDQYAVQSHKRAYDAQQVGKFKEEIIPIDINQITYDEEGPVVNKVPFMEDETLRPNTNTDDLAKLPTVFKADGTVTAGSSAPLTDGAGFVVVMSGEKVNELGVTPIARFVGYKAVGVEPKLMGIGPAYAIPEVLESTELELEDIDLIELNEAFAAQTIAAIRETGLDMDKTNVNGGAIALGHPLGATGAMLVGKLLSEMKRRPESKYGMVTMCIGGGMGAAGIFEYVRN from the coding sequence ATGAGAGATGCATATATTGTTGCTTATGGACGTTCAGCAGCTGGAATAGGGAAACAGGGTAAAGGTGCAATGATTCACGAACGACCGGATGAAGTTGCCGCTAAAGTATTAAAAGGTGTATTAGATAAAGTAGGAGGCACATTTGAGCCTTCGATGGTGGAAGATGTTATTGTTGGGAATGCATTTCCAGAAGGTTTACAAGGTCAAAATATAGCAAGAACGATCGCATTATTAGCTGGTTTACCAAATGAAGTACCAGGTCAAACAGTTAACCGTTATTGTTCATCTGGTTTACAAACGATTGCACATGCAGCTAACCAAATTAATGCAAATGAAGCGGATATCATTGTTGCTGGTGGAGTAGAACTCATGAGTGCCGTGCCAATGGGAGGAAACGAACCGACTAACAACCCGTTATTACAAGATAATGATATAGGTGTTTCTTATCCGATGGGATTAACGGCAGAAATGGTTGCAGAAACATATCATGTATCGCGTGAAGATCAAGACCAATATGCAGTGCAAAGTCATAAACGTGCTTACGATGCACAACAGGTTGGTAAGTTTAAGGAAGAAATTATCCCGATCGATATTAATCAAATCACTTATGATGAAGAAGGACCTGTTGTAAATAAGGTGCCTTTTATGGAAGATGAAACGTTGAGACCTAATACAAATACGGATGACTTAGCAAAATTACCGACTGTGTTTAAGGCTGACGGGACAGTGACGGCAGGCTCCTCGGCCCCTTTAACAGATGGTGCAGGCTTTGTAGTCGTAATGTCAGGCGAAAAGGTTAACGAACTTGGCGTCACGCCAATTGCACGATTCGTAGGTTATAAAGCAGTGGGCGTTGAACCTAAATTAATGGGTATTGGACCAGCATATGCAATTCCTGAAGTGTTAGAATCAACTGAATTAGAACTTGAAGATATTGATTTAATAGAATTAAACGAAGCTTTTGCTGCACAAACCATCGCAGCAATCAGAGAGACAGGTTTAGACATGGATAAGACAAATGTTAATGGAGGTGCCATCGCTTTAGGCCATCCATTAGGAGCGACAGGTGCGATGTTAGTTGGGAAGTTATTATCTGAAATGAAACGACGACCTGAATCGAAATACGGCATGGTGACGATGTGTATCGGTGGCGGCATGGGTGCAGCAGGTATCTTTGAATACGTGAGAAATTAA
- a CDS encoding 3-hydroxyacyl-CoA dehydrogenase/enoyl-CoA hydratase family protein — MTIRKATVLGAGAMGSQIAALLVNAGVKVKLLDIVIDENDPNKISRTAYETITNAKRPLLFDVSNASNLSYGNFNDDLKNTRDSDIYIEAVKEELDIKHQIWQQVQKVAQDDALFATNTSGIPIASIAKVFDGKEKERFFGMHFFNPPRIMKLVEIIPTDETVSDVVARVQTFAEEVLGKGVVIANDVPGFVANRVGTQTMNDIMYRAEEQGFSITDTDALTGRSIGRPRMGTYGLSDLVGLDIANAVINGLQQDPAEQPYFHETKVAQKLYNNGALGKKTKQGFYKKVDKQRLVFDYDKNDYVAPQPPQYEILQQFSKDLAANLDIIFKAEDKAGLFLWETLRNNFYYSAINVPKAAKDFKDIDRAIVWGFNWKQGPFQLWDLMGFDRVKQRMKAELGELPEWIEQRNEPFYQEGETIERITPVDAYIDRELWNKEDSNLSVTYQQQLLLKLKSKNNVISDGFVDDLVEAIDRLENEDYNSMVIYAGGHNFSVGANLILMKKAHEEGRVDDLVGASIEKLHYSFSRLKYALKPIVTAVHGKALGGGCELVLHSPFVVAASETYIGLVETGVGLLPAGGGLAELTDRTLRTTHKNDEKQTQMQKVLMNVGLAKVSTNAYEAQKYGYLRNTDTIIFNSEKRVEIALKRALFEAETNYIPQPKQRYIGLGRDFKALVEGQIDAQRVGHFISDYDYEITLKIAEVLSGGDIPRNTFIDQRYLQKMEKERFIELLKNKKTYDRISHMLEKGKPLRN, encoded by the coding sequence ATGACAATTAGAAAAGCGACAGTATTAGGTGCAGGCGCAATGGGTAGTCAGATCGCAGCACTGCTCGTTAATGCCGGTGTGAAAGTAAAGTTATTAGATATTGTAATAGATGAAAATGACCCGAATAAAATTTCTAGAACAGCCTATGAGACAATCACCAATGCAAAACGTCCATTACTCTTCGATGTATCAAATGCTTCAAATCTATCTTACGGAAACTTTAATGATGACCTTAAAAATACGAGGGATAGTGACATCTATATTGAAGCGGTAAAAGAAGAGCTCGACATTAAACATCAAATTTGGCAACAAGTGCAAAAGGTAGCACAAGACGATGCACTCTTTGCGACTAATACATCAGGTATTCCAATTGCATCAATTGCTAAGGTGTTCGATGGTAAGGAGAAGGAACGATTCTTCGGAATGCATTTCTTTAATCCACCACGCATTATGAAGTTAGTCGAAATCATCCCGACTGATGAAACAGTTTCTGATGTTGTAGCACGTGTGCAAACATTTGCAGAGGAAGTCCTTGGTAAAGGCGTAGTTATTGCAAATGACGTGCCAGGGTTTGTAGCAAATCGTGTCGGAACTCAAACGATGAATGACATTATGTACCGTGCTGAAGAACAAGGTTTCTCTATTACAGATACCGATGCCTTAACAGGTCGTAGCATTGGACGACCACGCATGGGAACTTACGGATTATCCGATTTAGTCGGTTTAGACATTGCCAATGCCGTGATTAATGGATTGCAACAAGATCCTGCTGAGCAACCGTATTTCCATGAGACGAAAGTGGCTCAGAAATTATATAACAACGGGGCACTCGGTAAGAAAACGAAACAAGGATTTTATAAAAAGGTAGATAAACAACGCCTCGTATTTGATTATGATAAAAATGATTACGTAGCACCACAGCCACCACAATATGAAATCTTGCAGCAGTTTAGTAAAGACTTGGCTGCGAATTTAGATATTATTTTCAAAGCAGAAGATAAAGCCGGATTGTTCTTATGGGAAACGCTGCGAAATAACTTCTATTATTCAGCGATTAACGTCCCTAAGGCAGCTAAGGACTTTAAAGATATAGACAGAGCAATCGTATGGGGCTTCAATTGGAAACAAGGGCCATTCCAACTTTGGGATTTAATGGGCTTCGACAGAGTGAAACAACGTATGAAAGCAGAACTTGGAGAATTACCAGAGTGGATTGAACAACGCAATGAACCATTTTACCAAGAAGGAGAAACGATTGAACGAATTACGCCTGTTGATGCTTACATCGACCGTGAATTGTGGAATAAAGAAGATTCAAACCTCTCTGTAACGTATCAACAACAACTGCTATTGAAATTAAAAAGTAAAAATAATGTGATTTCAGATGGCTTTGTAGATGATCTTGTTGAGGCTATTGATCGTCTAGAAAATGAAGACTATAACAGCATGGTCATTTATGCAGGAGGACATAATTTCAGTGTAGGTGCGAATTTAATATTAATGAAAAAAGCCCATGAAGAAGGACGTGTAGATGATTTAGTTGGTGCATCTATTGAGAAATTACACTACAGTTTCAGTAGATTGAAATATGCATTGAAACCAATTGTTACTGCAGTACATGGCAAAGCGCTTGGTGGCGGATGTGAGCTTGTCCTCCACTCACCGTTTGTAGTAGCAGCAAGCGAGACATACATCGGACTTGTTGAAACAGGCGTGGGTCTCTTACCAGCTGGTGGCGGTCTAGCCGAACTTACAGATCGTACTCTACGTACAACGCATAAAAATGACGAAAAACAAACTCAGATGCAGAAAGTGTTAATGAACGTCGGATTAGCCAAAGTATCAACGAATGCTTATGAAGCGCAAAAATACGGCTATTTAAGAAATACCGACACAATTATTTTCAATTCGGAAAAACGTGTTGAAATTGCATTAAAACGTGCGTTATTTGAAGCTGAAACGAATTACATTCCTCAACCTAAACAACGATATATTGGTTTAGGTCGCGACTTTAAAGCGTTGGTTGAAGGTCAAATAGATGCACAGCGTGTGGGACACTTTATTAGTGATTATGACTACGAAATTACATTGAAAATTGCGGAAGTGTTATCCGGCGGCGATATCCCGAGAAATACATTTATCGATCAACGTTATTTACAAAAAATGGAAAAAGAAAGATTTATCGAACTGCTAAAAAATAAAAAAACCTATGATCGTATTTCGCACATGTTAGAAAAAGGGAAACCGTTACGTAATTAA
- the lepB gene encoding signal peptidase I yields MRKSVLEWLIAIVIGLLLAWVVSTFLLTRYTVQGESMYPTFEDNDELLVNKTAKPLNRWNRGDVVIFHADAKRDYIKRLIGKPGDKVSYKKDKLYINGKYVKEPYLKYNKRVNVSPRLTEDFDVSDIQHSHGKRTIPKDKYLVLGDNRAVSNDSRRDLGLVSKDKMVGKVFMRVAPFDEFKVNFYPKSFDKVN; encoded by the coding sequence ATGAGGAAAAGTGTTTTGGAATGGCTTATCGCTATCGTAATCGGTTTATTGTTAGCGTGGGTCGTGAGCACGTTTTTATTAACAAGATATACTGTTCAAGGTGAATCGATGTATCCTACCTTTGAAGACAACGATGAGCTATTAGTAAATAAAACTGCCAAACCTTTAAATCGATGGAATCGTGGTGATGTAGTTATTTTCCACGCAGATGCAAAAAGAGATTATATTAAAAGATTAATTGGTAAACCAGGAGATAAAGTAAGTTATAAAAAAGATAAATTATACATAAATGGTAAATACGTCAAGGAACCATATTTAAAATATAATAAGAGAGTGAATGTTAGTCCGCGTTTAACAGAAGACTTCGATGTTTCTGATATTCAACATTCGCACGGCAAACGTACTATCCCTAAAGATAAATATTTAGTATTAGGGGATAATCGTGCTGTGAGTAATGATAGTAGACGTGATTTAGGGTTAGTTTCGAAAGATAAGATGGTCGGCAAAGTCTTTATGCGCGTTGCACCATTTGATGAATTTAAAGTTAACTTTTATCCAAAATCATTCGATAAGGTTAATTAA